From Candidatus Pedobacter colombiensis, one genomic window encodes:
- a CDS encoding ATP-binding cassette domain-containing protein — translation MISVSNLSLRYGKRTLFEDVNLKFTQGNCYGVIGANGAGKSTFLKILSGEVSQTTGSVAFTPGERMAVLKQNHYEFDEFSVIETVMMGHKELYDIMKEKDAIYLKEDFSDKDGERAGELENRFAEMDGWNMESNAATMLSNLGIKEEHHYKQLKELDGNQKVRVLLAQALFGNPDILLLDEPTNDLDIDTIAWLENFLADYQSIVLVVSHDRHFLDAVCTHIVDIDFSKMSIYSGNYTFWYESSQLALKQRSDQNKKLEEKVKELQEFIQRFSANASKSKQATSRKKALDKIDISEIKASSRKYPAILFNNLGREAGDQILQVENLSCTLNGDVMFKNVSFMVNKGDKIAILSQNSLATTAFYNVLTEREKNYTGEFKFGVTINTADIPNDNSLYFEGKDENLVDWLREYSGTDQDEQFVRSFLGRMLFSGEEVLKNVKVLSGGEKMRCMFSQMMLRHANLLMFDEPTNHLDLESITALNNGLKDFKGTALFTSRDHALTESVATRIIELTPKGAIDKMMTYDEYITSPDVAELRAQMYSK, via the coding sequence ATGATTTCAGTTTCTAATTTATCACTCCGTTACGGAAAGAGAACTTTATTTGAAGATGTAAACTTAAAATTTACTCAGGGCAACTGCTATGGGGTAATTGGAGCTAACGGCGCAGGTAAATCTACTTTCCTTAAAATTTTATCAGGTGAAGTGAGCCAAACTACCGGTAGCGTAGCTTTTACACCTGGAGAACGTATGGCGGTTTTAAAACAAAACCACTATGAATTTGATGAATTTAGCGTAATCGAAACCGTAATGATGGGACACAAGGAATTGTACGACATCATGAAAGAAAAAGACGCCATTTATTTGAAAGAAGATTTTTCTGATAAGGATGGTGAACGCGCAGGTGAACTGGAAAACAGGTTTGCTGAAATGGACGGCTGGAATATGGAAAGCAATGCAGCTACCATGTTAAGCAACCTTGGTATAAAAGAAGAGCATCATTATAAACAACTAAAAGAATTAGATGGTAACCAAAAGGTACGTGTGTTATTAGCACAGGCCCTATTTGGTAATCCTGACATCTTATTACTGGATGAGCCTACCAATGATTTGGACATCGACACCATCGCATGGTTAGAGAATTTCCTTGCTGACTACCAAAGCATCGTACTGGTAGTATCTCACGATAGGCACTTTTTAGATGCGGTTTGTACGCATATTGTAGACATCGACTTCAGCAAAATGAGTATTTACTCTGGTAACTATACCTTCTGGTATGAGTCGAGCCAGCTTGCTTTAAAACAACGCAGTGACCAAAACAAAAAACTGGAAGAGAAAGTTAAAGAATTACAAGAGTTTATTCAGCGCTTTAGCGCCAATGCGTCTAAATCTAAACAGGCGACTTCCCGTAAAAAGGCTTTGGATAAGATCGATATTTCTGAGATTAAGGCTTCAAGCCGTAAATACCCTGCTATTCTATTCAACAATTTAGGTAGAGAAGCTGGCGATCAGATTTTACAGGTGGAGAATTTATCTTGCACCTTAAATGGCGACGTGATGTTCAAAAACGTGAGCTTCATGGTTAATAAAGGAGATAAAATCGCAATTCTATCGCAAAATAGCTTAGCTACTACAGCGTTTTACAATGTACTTACTGAACGCGAAAAGAATTATACAGGTGAATTTAAGTTTGGTGTGACTATTAATACGGCCGACATCCCGAATGACAATTCTCTTTATTTTGAAGGTAAAGATGAAAACCTTGTTGATTGGTTGCGCGAGTATTCTGGTACTGATCAGGATGAGCAGTTTGTAAGAAGCTTTTTAGGTAGAATGCTTTTTTCTGGTGAAGAGGTATTGAAAAATGTAAAAGTATTATCAGGTGGTGAAAAGATGCGTTGTATGTTCTCACAAATGATGTTGAGACATGCTAACTTGTTAATGTTTGACGAGCCAACGAATCACCTGGATCTGGAGTCGATCACAGCTTTAAACAACGGATTAAAAGATTTTAAAGGAACAGCATTGTTTACCTCACGAGATCATGCTTTAACAGAATCTGTTGCTACACGTATTATTGAATTGACACCTAAAGGTGCTATTGATAAAATGATGACGTATGATGAGTACATCACCAGTCCTGATGTTGCAGAATTGAGAGCACAGATGTATTCAAAATAA
- a CDS encoding nitroreductase, with product MEDEITILTNIIKRRRSIFPVSYTGEEIPVAVIKQILESANYAPTHKLTEPWRFIVFRNEGKIKLGQELARLYKEMTPAHQFLQKKYDSIIEKAQQSSCIITLNAQLNSDKVPEWEELAALACAVQNMALTAEALKVGAYWSSPGMIADLKEYLNLGKTEKCFGLFYMGYHNEEPREAKRTSIEEKVKWVES from the coding sequence ATGGAAGACGAAATAACGATTTTAACTAATATTATAAAACGCAGGAGAAGTATTTTTCCTGTTAGCTATACAGGAGAGGAGATACCTGTAGCCGTAATTAAACAGATTCTGGAAAGTGCAAACTACGCACCAACACATAAACTTACCGAACCGTGGCGCTTCATCGTATTCAGAAATGAGGGCAAGATTAAACTGGGACAAGAATTGGCACGCTTGTATAAAGAAATGACTCCTGCGCATCAGTTTCTCCAGAAAAAATACGATAGTATTATTGAAAAGGCACAACAATCGAGTTGTATCATCACGCTAAATGCACAATTAAATTCAGATAAAGTTCCTGAATGGGAAGAACTTGCCGCTTTGGCCTGTGCAGTACAAAATATGGCACTTACTGCCGAAGCCCTGAAGGTAGGAGCTTATTGGAGTTCGCCGGGGATGATTGCAGATTTGAAAGAATATCTTAACTTAGGTAAAACGGAAAAATGTTTTGGCCTCTTTTATATGGGCTATCATAACGAAGAGCCTAGAGAAGCCAAGCGTACATCAATAGAAGAGAAAGTTAAATGGGTAGAGTCGTAG
- a CDS encoding 3-oxoacyl-ACP synthase, whose product MNKENLYQLCLSFIEQRIQTAETALQQAREASNDDTKSSAGDKYETSREMMQQDIDRNKRLLIDAEDNRKVLETIGHTSITDSIRGGSLVYTNQGIFYISISAGQLQAEGKTVFAISAASPIGKLMLGKQKKDSFTFNGKNYVIEDIA is encoded by the coding sequence ATGAATAAGGAAAATTTGTACCAGCTTTGTTTAAGTTTTATTGAACAGAGAATCCAAACCGCTGAGACAGCACTGCAACAAGCTCGTGAGGCCAGCAATGACGATACAAAGAGTAGCGCTGGCGATAAATATGAAACCAGTAGAGAAATGATGCAGCAGGATATTGATCGTAATAAACGGCTGTTGATAGATGCAGAAGACAATAGAAAAGTGCTGGAAACCATTGGACACACATCCATAACAGATAGTATTCGAGGTGGAAGTTTGGTGTATACCAATCAAGGTATTTTTTACATTAGCATTAGTGCGGGACAGCTTCAAGCTGAAGGTAAAACTGTATTTGCTATTTCGGCAGCTTCACCAATTGGTAAATTGATGTTGGGTAAGCAAAAGAAAGACAGCTTTACTTTTAACGGTAAAAACTATGTAATCGAAGATATCGCTTAA
- a CDS encoding polysaccharide deacetylase family protein — MKYTFFISIIAAVFCTAACTNVIKHKTAKAELITTNQKIAEPKPDSTNRKEATAAEILSKKEVPVLCYHQIRDWKASDSKRAHDDIMPPVKFAEHMKMLADSGYHTILPDQLYDYLKYGTTLPEKPIMITFDDTDLDQYTVGAKELKKHGFKGVFFIMTVSIGRPRYMSKAQIKELSDDGHVIASHTWDHKNFAQFTDEDWDIQIDKPTKTLEAITGKKVEYFAYPYGVFKASTLSKLKDHGFKAAFILSTKRDENNPTYTIRRIIDPGTYTARNLYHSINKSFK; from the coding sequence ATGAAATACACCTTTTTTATAAGCATTATAGCTGCTGTGTTTTGCACAGCAGCTTGTACCAATGTGATCAAACACAAAACAGCTAAGGCCGAACTGATTACAACAAATCAAAAAATAGCAGAGCCAAAGCCAGACAGTACAAATAGAAAAGAAGCAACTGCGGCCGAAATTTTAAGTAAAAAGGAAGTACCGGTACTTTGTTACCATCAGATCAGAGATTGGAAGGCCAGCGACTCTAAGCGCGCACATGATGACATCATGCCACCTGTTAAATTTGCCGAGCACATGAAAATGCTTGCCGATAGTGGCTATCATACCATTTTACCTGATCAACTGTACGATTATCTAAAATACGGTACCACCCTGCCGGAAAAGCCAATCATGATCACTTTTGACGATACGGACCTTGATCAGTATACAGTTGGCGCTAAGGAATTAAAAAAGCATGGATTTAAGGGTGTATTTTTCATCATGACTGTTTCTATTGGTCGACCAAGATACATGAGCAAAGCGCAAATTAAAGAGCTTTCCGATGATGGACATGTAATTGCCAGCCATACCTGGGACCATAAAAACTTTGCTCAGTTTACTGATGAGGACTGGGATATACAGATAGATAAGCCAACAAAAACATTAGAAGCCATTACCGGAAAAAAAGTTGAATACTTTGCCTACCCATATGGTGTATTTAAAGCATCAACATTGTCTAAATTAAAAGACCACGGATTTAAGGCCGCTTTTATATTGTCGACCAAGCGTGATGAGAACAATCCGACCTATACCATAAGACGCATTATAGATCCTGGAACCTATACAGCCAGGAACCTATATCATAGCATCAACAAGAGCTTTAAATAG
- a CDS encoding polysaccharide deacetylase family protein: protein MNKHFLPFIAAAVIIAAGCQSKSQTSIGAADKVAAAKEATTTTETEQRPAVDVSKIKVADAKTILARKQVPILCYHQIRNWKPTDGKVGKDYIVEIQNFKDQVKMLADSGYHSILPDQLYAYLNTGAPLPAKPIMFTFDDTDMDQFTVAAPTLKKYGFKAVYFIMTVSIGKKGKFVDYMTKEQIKQLSDEGNVIGSHTYDHKNFKKYQGKDWEEQLDKPTKKLEEITGKKMTEFAYPFGLWNAEGIPELKKRGFRMAFALADKRDQNDPLFTIRRIIASGYWSPKTLHNSIIKSF, encoded by the coding sequence ATGAATAAGCATTTTTTACCCTTTATCGCCGCCGCAGTAATTATTGCCGCCGGTTGCCAGTCTAAATCACAAACCAGTATTGGTGCGGCTGATAAAGTAGCAGCAGCTAAAGAGGCGACAACGACTACAGAAACTGAGCAAAGGCCTGCAGTAGATGTTTCGAAAATAAAAGTTGCCGATGCAAAGACTATTCTGGCCCGTAAACAAGTACCTATATTGTGCTACCATCAGATACGCAATTGGAAACCCACAGACGGGAAAGTAGGTAAAGATTATATCGTAGAGATTCAAAACTTTAAAGATCAGGTTAAAATGCTGGCCGATAGCGGTTATCATTCTATTTTACCTGATCAGCTATATGCCTATTTAAATACAGGTGCACCCCTACCTGCTAAACCGATCATGTTTACATTTGATGATACAGATATGGATCAGTTTACAGTTGCTGCGCCAACGCTTAAAAAGTACGGCTTTAAGGCCGTGTATTTTATCATGACGGTTTCTATTGGCAAAAAAGGCAAGTTTGTTGATTATATGACCAAAGAGCAGATCAAACAGCTTTCTGATGAAGGTAATGTAATTGGCAGTCATACTTACGACCATAAAAACTTTAAAAAATATCAGGGTAAAGACTGGGAAGAGCAACTGGATAAACCAACAAAGAAACTTGAAGAAATTACAGGTAAGAAAATGACAGAATTTGCTTATCCTTTCGGATTGTGGAATGCAGAAGGTATTCCTGAACTTAAAAAACGTGGTTTCAGAATGGCTTTCGCTCTGGCAGACAAACGTGATCAAAATGATCCGCTGTTTACCATTAGAAGAATCATAGCTAGTGGATACTGGAGCCCTAAAACATTACATAATAGCATTATCAAAAGCTTCTAA
- a CDS encoding DPP IV N-terminal domain-containing protein, which yields MNKLYLTLAAVLAMLSIDLSAKAQTKTFTITETVQPAPKANYQLASRFSPNKLKKLIYSTAVDPHWLKLSNRFWYEYETPAGKEWYLVDPISKNKHKIFDNAALAAAITTIIRDPFDAQHLPLENLKFSADEKHITFEVRSSIDELKKDRKDKKAADSMQKKIFYFNYETSKSKVTEIPNYTKPKAKPSWGSVAPDSSAIVFSRNFNLYWMDKENYKKAVKNEEDSTIVEHELTKDGVKFYPYGANGDGENNEENEKNNKKRRAAYVMWSPDSKHFVLNRTDSRKVKDLWVINNVATGRPTLETYKYQMPGEKEAPISEILLFDFAAKTYKKLNTAAFKDQTVSVWGAPLLNKDRDNEFRPSIWLGNNSKVYFQRSSRDLKRIDVCMIDIHTGVVTPLIDERFNTYVEVSRPGLVNDGKELIHWSERDGWAHFYLFNGNGKLKNQITKGAFHCEEIINIDEKNRVLYFTANGREAKEDPYYVHLYRINFDGSGLKLLNPGDFDHAISMNDEAKFFVDNFSRVNTVPKSVLMDNNGRVVMNLEIADLSLLMASGYKFPEPFKVKADDGITDIYGVMYKPFDFDPNKKYPVIEYVYPGPQTEAVYKSFSRSMDRTERLAQFGYIVVTVGNRGGNPARSKWYHTYGYGNLRDYGLADKKAAVEQLADRYSFIDASKVGITGHSGGGFMSTAAMLVYPDFFKAAVSNAGNHDNSIYNRWWSEKHHGVKEVVSAKGDTTFTYSIDKNPDLAKNLKGNLLLMTGDVDNNVHPANTIRVANALMKAGKRFELVIVPGQRHGFGDLTEYTFWKLADHFNKYLIGDFSQSNQVNILEMDREVEQKK from the coding sequence ATGAACAAACTTTACCTGACGTTGGCCGCCGTGCTGGCTATGCTCTCTATTGATTTGAGCGCAAAGGCACAGACCAAAACATTTACCATTACCGAAACCGTGCAGCCTGCCCCAAAAGCCAATTATCAATTGGCTTCCAGATTCTCACCTAACAAGCTTAAAAAACTGATTTATTCAACAGCAGTAGATCCGCATTGGCTTAAGCTAAGCAACCGTTTCTGGTATGAGTACGAAACACCTGCAGGTAAAGAATGGTATCTGGTTGATCCCATAAGTAAAAACAAGCACAAAATATTCGACAATGCCGCCCTTGCTGCTGCGATAACAACGATTATCAGAGATCCTTTTGATGCGCAACACCTGCCGTTGGAAAATCTAAAATTTTCTGCAGATGAAAAACACATCACATTTGAAGTGAGAAGCTCTATAGATGAATTAAAGAAGGACCGTAAGGATAAGAAAGCGGCGGATTCTATGCAAAAAAAGATCTTTTATTTTAACTATGAGACCAGTAAATCCAAGGTGACCGAAATCCCTAATTATACAAAACCAAAGGCTAAGCCAAGCTGGGGATCTGTAGCCCCTGATTCTTCTGCAATTGTTTTTTCCAGAAACTTTAACCTGTACTGGATGGATAAAGAGAATTACAAAAAAGCAGTAAAGAATGAAGAAGACAGCACTATCGTGGAGCATGAGCTGACGAAAGATGGTGTTAAATTCTATCCTTATGGTGCGAATGGCGATGGAGAAAATAATGAGGAAAATGAAAAGAACAATAAAAAAAGGAGAGCCGCATATGTGATGTGGTCGCCGGATTCAAAGCATTTTGTCCTGAATAGAACTGATTCGCGCAAAGTGAAAGATCTTTGGGTAATTAATAATGTTGCTACTGGCAGACCAACTCTTGAAACTTATAAATACCAGATGCCGGGTGAAAAAGAAGCGCCTATCAGCGAAATCCTGCTTTTCGATTTTGCTGCAAAAACCTATAAAAAACTGAACACAGCGGCTTTTAAAGACCAAACAGTATCAGTGTGGGGAGCACCTTTATTGAATAAGGATCGCGATAATGAATTTAGACCGTCAATTTGGCTTGGTAATAACAGCAAAGTTTATTTTCAGCGTAGCAGCAGAGATTTAAAACGCATAGATGTATGTATGATTGATATTCATACCGGCGTAGTTACTCCGCTAATAGACGAACGTTTTAATACTTATGTAGAAGTGAGCAGGCCGGGTTTGGTTAACGATGGTAAGGAGTTGATCCATTGGTCTGAACGGGATGGTTGGGCGCATTTTTACCTCTTTAATGGGAATGGTAAATTGAAAAATCAAATTACTAAGGGCGCTTTCCATTGTGAAGAGATTATAAATATAGATGAGAAAAACAGGGTACTTTACTTCACTGCAAATGGTAGGGAAGCTAAAGAAGATCCTTATTATGTACACCTGTATCGCATTAATTTTGATGGATCTGGCCTGAAGTTATTAAACCCCGGTGATTTTGATCATGCTATCAGCATGAATGATGAAGCCAAATTCTTTGTAGACAATTTCTCAAGAGTCAACACTGTCCCTAAATCGGTACTTATGGACAACAATGGCAGGGTTGTGATGAATCTTGAAATTGCTGATTTGTCCTTACTGATGGCGTCTGGTTATAAATTTCCTGAACCCTTTAAAGTAAAAGCTGATGATGGGATTACGGATATTTACGGGGTGATGTATAAGCCTTTTGATTTTGATCCCAATAAGAAATATCCGGTGATTGAGTATGTATATCCAGGACCACAAACGGAAGCTGTATATAAATCGTTCAGTAGAAGTATGGACAGGACCGAAAGGTTGGCCCAATTCGGTTATATTGTGGTTACAGTAGGAAACCGTGGTGGAAACCCTGCGCGATCAAAATGGTATCATACTTATGGCTATGGCAATCTAAGAGATTATGGCTTAGCAGATAAAAAAGCTGCGGTAGAGCAGCTTGCCGATAGGTATTCATTTATTGATGCCAGTAAGGTTGGGATTACAGGGCACTCTGGTGGTGGTTTTATGTCTACAGCTGCCATGCTTGTTTACCCTGATTTCTTTAAAGCTGCGGTATCTAATGCCGGAAATCACGACAATAGCATCTATAACCGCTGGTGGAGCGAAAAACATCATGGTGTAAAAGAAGTGGTATCGGCTAAAGGGGATACTACATTTACTTATAGCATTGATAAGAACCCTGATCTGGCTAAAAACTTAAAAGGGAATCTGTTGCTGATGACTGGTGATGTAGATAATAATGTACATCCGGCAAATACCATCAGGGTTGCTAATGCGCTGATGAAGGCTGGTAAAAGATTTGAGCTGGTGATCGTTCCGGGGCAGCGTCACGGTTTTGGTGACCTCACAGAATATACTTTCTGGAAGCTGGCCGATCACTTTAACAAATACCTTATCGGCGATTTTTCACAATCCAATCAGGTTAATATACTGGAAATGGATAGGGAAGTGGAACAGAAGAAATAA
- a CDS encoding C1 family peptidase: MKKNILFAIAFGFALSVQAQNNVLKPVKENPATSVKNQGQSGTCWNYSTTSLIESEGLRKGLGELNLSEMFTARNVYIEKAKNYILRQGKAQFGEGGLGHDLIRSISLYGAMPQEVFQGVSGEIPNHTGLETALKTYLDDVLKKRPLDNDWLKGYVQILDQKIGVPPANFEYKGKSYTAKTFAHDVLKFDANDYVNITSFTHHPYYSQFVLEAPDNFSNGSFYNLPLSEMLSLTITAVKNGYTIMWDADVSNRNFQQQKGYAMLFADTTDAKQKEINPEAKELAYTPELRQQLYENLTTEDDHLMHLIGLEQSANGKLFFKVKNSWGAVGPFKGYIEVSEPYFAINTVSLVVPKAALSKELKNKLGLQ, from the coding sequence ATGAAGAAAAACATATTATTTGCAATTGCATTTGGCTTTGCTTTATCCGTACAAGCACAGAATAATGTGCTAAAACCTGTAAAAGAAAACCCTGCTACTTCAGTTAAAAACCAGGGTCAGTCAGGTACCTGTTGGAACTACTCAACAACTTCCCTTATCGAATCAGAAGGATTGCGTAAAGGTTTAGGAGAACTTAACTTATCAGAAATGTTTACCGCACGCAATGTGTATATAGAAAAAGCCAAAAACTATATCTTACGTCAGGGTAAAGCACAATTTGGAGAAGGTGGTCTTGGCCATGATCTGATCAGGTCAATCTCACTTTATGGCGCAATGCCGCAGGAAGTTTTTCAGGGTGTTAGTGGCGAAATCCCTAATCATACCGGACTGGAAACTGCTTTAAAAACATATCTTGATGACGTACTCAAAAAACGTCCGCTTGATAATGACTGGCTAAAAGGCTATGTACAGATTCTTGATCAAAAAATTGGAGTTCCTCCGGCTAACTTTGAATATAAAGGCAAAAGCTACACAGCTAAAACCTTTGCTCATGATGTATTAAAGTTTGATGCAAATGATTATGTAAACATCACTTCTTTTACCCACCATCCTTATTACAGTCAGTTTGTTTTAGAGGCACCTGACAATTTTTCCAACGGCTCGTTTTATAACCTGCCCCTATCAGAAATGCTGTCTTTAACCATCACAGCTGTAAAAAATGGATATACCATTATGTGGGATGCCGATGTAAGCAACCGAAATTTCCAGCAGCAAAAAGGTTATGCCATGTTATTTGCAGACACAACTGATGCAAAACAAAAAGAGATAAACCCTGAAGCAAAAGAGCTTGCCTATACACCAGAGCTACGTCAGCAATTATATGAGAATTTAACCACTGAGGATGATCACCTGATGCACCTTATCGGTCTTGAGCAATCAGCAAATGGAAAGCTATTCTTTAAGGTAAAAAATTCATGGGGAGCAGTTGGACCTTTTAAAGGTTACATAGAAGTATCAGAGCCCTACTTCGCAATTAATACAGTGAGTTTAGTTGTACCAAAAGCGGCACTCTCAAAAGAACTAAAAAACAAATTAGGCCTGCAATAA
- a CDS encoding outer membrane beta-barrel protein, which translates to MKKLLLSLIAVSAFAFSTQAQTQKGKFIVGGNVAFDTNKSDADGAKSNTSFRIVPSVGYFVSDNIAVGTGVGYSYDKTINRFENQAFVVSPFGRYYANLSESFKFFGQLSVPMEFGTAKSVNADGNVGSKVGSSTKIGVALSPGFAFFPTKRIGIEFGVNGLSYNNSRFEDANGDKIKGAGSDSFSLGANFFKPNLGIQFHF; encoded by the coding sequence ATGAAAAAATTATTATTATCATTAATTGCAGTTTCTGCATTCGCATTTAGCACTCAGGCTCAAACTCAAAAAGGAAAATTTATTGTTGGTGGTAACGTTGCATTCGACACAAATAAATCTGATGCAGATGGTGCAAAATCAAATACAAGCTTCAGAATCGTACCTAGCGTAGGTTATTTTGTAAGTGACAACATTGCAGTAGGTACTGGTGTTGGTTATAGCTATGACAAAACAATTAACAGATTTGAAAACCAGGCATTTGTAGTTAGTCCTTTTGGTCGTTACTATGCTAACTTATCTGAGTCATTCAAATTCTTCGGTCAGTTATCTGTACCAATGGAATTTGGAACGGCTAAATCTGTTAACGCTGACGGTAACGTAGGTAGCAAAGTAGGTTCTTCTACAAAGATCGGTGTTGCTTTATCTCCGGGCTTTGCGTTCTTCCCAACTAAAAGAATCGGTATCGAGTTTGGAGTTAACGGTTTAAGCTACAATAACTCTCGTTTTGAGGATGCTAATGGCGATAAAATAAAAGGTGCTGGTTCTGATTCATTCAGCCTTGGAGCTAACTTCTTCAAACCTAATTTAGGTATCCAGTTCCACTTTTAA
- a CDS encoding glycoside hydrolase family 130 protein: protein MRLLIERKPIKVYPDPKRVIARFFFNGEERAMEVVKQVMGLSSKEVFSLISPLLQEYSKRHRNITKILTRHCKKIKGSIEKAGYEFDSLDKYEKLLLGSYFTHEYSIESAAFFNPSVVEDPDQSDLVEGEKRLIISFRAVGEGHISSVVFRRALIDRDHNITVMPAGNYIDEAEIIKNAIYNKKLFLKKAADSMIDIEILDEMGNKLNDKFDYATLRKVIIDGKSMQEDNLKKLEYDKILWLSDTYHEISFSRDTDLSDRVIFPISEFERKGIEDARFVRFVKDDGTVIFYATYTAFDGAMIMPKLLQTTDFYDFKISPLHGVGAQNKNLALFPRKINGQYAMMSRIDGWNNYLMYSDKLTVWDNPMKLQSPAFPWEFIQIGNCGSPIETEAGWLLITHGVGPMRRYVLGASLFDLNDPSVEIGRLNEPLVIPNTDEREGYVPNVLYSCGSIIHDGELIIPYGLSDYCSSFATVKLDLLLDKLRNSSSAVDREVAVEVEEQVSAN, encoded by the coding sequence ATGAGATTGTTAATAGAAAGAAAACCGATAAAAGTATATCCAGATCCTAAACGGGTTATAGCACGATTCTTTTTTAATGGAGAGGAGCGGGCAATGGAGGTTGTTAAGCAGGTGATGGGACTTTCATCGAAAGAAGTGTTTAGCCTGATTTCTCCTTTATTACAGGAATATTCTAAACGGCATCGTAACATCACCAAAATACTTACGCGCCATTGCAAAAAGATAAAAGGATCTATAGAAAAGGCTGGTTATGAGTTTGACTCGCTTGATAAATACGAAAAACTATTGTTAGGTTCTTATTTCACGCATGAATATTCTATAGAGTCGGCCGCTTTTTTTAACCCTTCAGTGGTTGAGGACCCGGATCAATCTGATCTTGTAGAGGGTGAAAAGCGTTTGATCATCAGTTTCAGAGCAGTAGGTGAAGGCCATATCTCATCAGTGGTGTTTAGACGGGCACTGATAGACCGCGATCACAATATTACTGTTATGCCGGCAGGCAATTATATTGATGAAGCAGAAATCATTAAAAATGCCATTTACAACAAGAAATTATTTCTTAAAAAGGCTGCAGATTCTATGATCGATATAGAGATTCTAGATGAGATGGGTAATAAGCTGAATGATAAGTTTGACTATGCAACATTAAGGAAAGTGATTATAGATGGCAAGAGCATGCAGGAAGATAATCTGAAAAAACTGGAGTATGATAAGATCCTTTGGTTATCTGATACTTATCATGAGATCAGTTTTTCCAGAGATACTGATCTTTCTGACAGGGTTATCTTTCCAATTTCAGAGTTTGAACGCAAGGGTATTGAAGATGCAAGATTTGTACGTTTCGTAAAGGATGATGGTACTGTGATCTTTTATGCCACTTATACTGCCTTTGATGGCGCTATGATTATGCCCAAATTGCTACAGACTACTGATTTTTATGATTTTAAAATCAGTCCGTTGCATGGTGTAGGCGCTCAAAATAAAAACCTTGCCCTGTTTCCACGTAAAATTAATGGTCAATATGCGATGATGTCGCGGATAGATGGATGGAATAATTATTTGATGTATTCCGATAAATTGACCGTGTGGGATAATCCAATGAAGCTCCAATCACCCGCGTTTCCCTGGGAGTTCATACAGATCGGTAATTGTGGTTCACCTATAGAAACGGAAGCAGGCTGGCTATTGATTACGCATGGGGTAGGGCCAATGCGACGCTATGTTCTTGGTGCCAGTTTATTCGATTTAAATGATCCTTCTGTTGAAATAGGTCGTTTAAATGAACCGCTGGTGATTCCAAATACTGATGAACGTGAGGGGTACGTGCCTAACGTACTTTATTCCTGCGGGTCAATTATTCACGATGGCGAACTGATTATTCCTTATGGTCTTTCAGATTATTGTTCTTCTTTTGCAACTGTTAAGCTTGACCTCTTATTAGATAAATTAAGGAATTCAAGTAGTGCAGTTGATCGCGAGGTTGCTGTTGAAGTTGAAGAACAAGTTTCTGCAAATTAA